The following are from one region of the Heliangelus exortis chromosome 2, bHelExo1.hap1, whole genome shotgun sequence genome:
- the RBIS gene encoding ribosomal biogenesis factor has product MGKSRSRAAKAVSVFHIARSGAVKAKAKNKARPVTSGLKQINIRNAEKVHTINKAFAEVQKEVRQLSKDSAAESQKTHQVSTHPEEEPANVDAATSLLSQL; this is encoded by the exons ATGGGGAAGAGCCGGTCGCGGGCGGCCAAGGCCGTCAGCGTCTTCCACATCGCCCGCAGCGGCGCCGTGAAGGCCAAGGCCAAGAACAAGGCGCGGCCCGTCACCTCCGGGCTGAAGCAG aTAAATATTAGAAATGCTGAGAAGGTTCACACAATAAACAAAGCATTTGCTGAAGTTCAGAAAGAAGTACGGCAGCTATCAAAAGACAGTGCAGCAGAATCTCAGAAGACTCATCAG gtttccaCACATCCAGAAGAGGAACCAGCAAATGTGGATGCTGCCACAAGCCTATTATCCCAGTTGTAA